A window from Primulina huaijiensis isolate GDHJ02 chromosome 13, ASM1229523v2, whole genome shotgun sequence encodes these proteins:
- the LOC140991416 gene encoding glucan endo-1,3-beta-glucosidase 14-like, protein MVSLHLQMYRPFVITPHFKAMNCFLFFLWFFMLSRVLSPEGLVVHAFTGTYGVNYGRIADNIPPPESVVTLLKVAKIKNIRIYDPDHGVLRAFKGSGIELIVGLPNEYLRNMSIGLDHAMAWVKENVEPFLPETLITGIAVGNEVLGGTDTELWEVLVPAVKNVYDALDRLQLADKVEVSSPHSEGVFASSFPPSAGAFKETLLPYLRPLLQFFSQINSPFYVNAYPFLAYISDPSHIDLNYALFESNPGIYDAKTKLHYDNMFEAQIDAAYAALEKVGFSKMEVIVSETGWASNGDENEVGASLKNARTYNRNLRKRLLKKKGTPYRPKRMVKAYVFALFNENSKPGPTSERNFGLFKADGSTSYDIGFTGLVPSSGFSVLGSMKVNGHKWRGFLQLSIRVVCAAAVLAMIS, encoded by the exons ATGGTGTCCCTACACCTACAAATGTATCGGCCCTTCGTAATTACTCCTCATTTCAAGGCGATGAACTGCTTTCTGTTCTTCCTCTGGTTCTTTATGCTCTCTAGAGTTCTCTCACCAGAAG GTTTGGTGGTTCATGCTTTTACGGGTACGTATGGTGTAAATTATGGCAGGATAGCGGACAATATTCCACCACCAGAAAGTGTTGTGACCCTCTTAAAAGTGGCCAAGATCAAGAACATCAGAATCTATGACCCTGATCACGGAGTTTTGAGGGCGTTTAAAGGGTCCGGAATCGAATTAATCGTTGGCCTACCGAATGAATATTTGAGAAACATGAGCATAGGCCTAGACCATGCGATGGCGTGGGTAAAAGAAAACGTGGAGCCCTTTCTTCCAGAAACTCTTATAACTGGTATTGCTGTTGGAAACGAGGTCTTAGGAGGCACTGACACAGAATTATGGGAGGTTCTTGTGCCGGCCGTGAAGAATGTCTATGATGCCCTTGATCGTCTCCAATTAGCTGATAAAGTGGAAGTGTCAAGCCCGCATTCTGAGGGTGTCTTTGCCAGTTCATTCCCACCGTCAGCTGGGGCGTTTAAGGAGACTCTACTTCCCTACCTGAGGCCACTCCTTCAGTTCTTCTCACAAATTAACAGTCCTTTTTACGTCAATGCCTATCCATTTCTAGCCTATATTAGCGATCCATCACATATTGATTTAAACTACGCCCTTTTTGAGTCGAACCCCGGGATTTACGATGCTAAAACTAAACTTCATTACGACAACATGTTTGAAGCTCAGATAGACGCAGCTTACGCTGCGTTGGAAAAGGTTGGTTTTAGTAAAATGGAAGTGATAGTTTCTGAGACTGGTTGGGCTTCAAATGGAGATGAAAATGAAGTGGGAGCTAGTTTGAAAAATGCGAGGACTTATAATCGTAATTTACGTAAGAGACTTTTGAAGAAGAAAGGGACTCCATATAGGCCAAAGAGGATGGTTAAGGCTTATGTATTTGCTTTGTTTAACGAGAACTCGAAGCCAGGGCCGACTTCCGAACGGAACTTTGGGTTATTTAAGGCTGATGGAAGCACTTCATACGACATCGGGTTCACAGGACTCGTTCCAAGTTCCGGTTTCTCGGTTCTTGGATCCATGAAG GTGAATGGACACAAATGGCGCGGATTCTTGCAGCTGTCGATTCGGGTAGTGTGTGCAGCAGCTGTGCTTGCTATGATTTCCTGA
- the LOC140956291 gene encoding blue copper protein-like isoform X2 — MDRAPLFSTLFCAIFAAMLNFAAAQNVYTVGDEIGWDIPRDASVSYVNWASGKTFSVGDILVFNFVTNQHDLVQVTRASYDACDDDNEIGSIITTRPANVTLITTGDHYYICTFGRHCEAGQKLAITVGSSTPGIANPPTTAPPITPATPSPASSLPDPCAPVPSQSLAPNAGNGPTAAAARPPPPPDSSSTSLASDFLLVLLSIGVALIV, encoded by the exons ATGGATAGAGCTCCATTATTCTCTACTCTTTTTTGTGCCATTTTTGCTGCTATGCTGAACTTTGCTGCAGCGCAAAATGTTTACACAGTCGGAGATGAAATTGGTTGGGATATTCCCCGTGATGCCTCTGTTTCGTACGTCAACTGGGCTTCTGGCAAAACATTCTCGGTCGGAGATATACTGG TTTTCAATTTCGTGACAAATCAACACGACCTCGTCCAAGTGACCAGGGCCTCATACGATGCATGCGATGACGATAACGAGATTGGCAGTATAATCACCACCAGACCGGCGAATGTCACTCTCATCACCACAGGAGACCATTACTACATTTGCACGTTTGGCCGCCACTGCGAAGCCGGGCAGAAACTCGCCATCACAGTTGGATCATCTACTCCTGGCATCGCAAATCCACCAACGACGGCCCCTCCAATCACCCCCGCCACCCCCTCTCCCGCCTCGTCTCTGCCTGATCCCTGTGCTCCAGTACCATCCCAATCCTTAGCTCCAAATGCAGGCAATGGTCCCACTGCTGCGGCGGCAAGACCACCACCTCCACCTGATTCTTCATCAACTTCACTGGCTTCTGATTTCTTGCTCGTTCTGCTATCCATTGGCGTGGCGCTGATTGTTTAA
- the LOC140991417 gene encoding uncharacterized protein: protein MAEAYNSGLKDDVVSVDLPAPASWKKLYLPKKGGTPKKNEILFIAPTGEEINSRKQLDQYLKSHPGSPAISEFDWGTGETPRRSTRISEKVKATPPSKDSEPPTKRGRRSSLAKKDKKMDAEKEETEGKKEIEIPGGESNEKKDEENKEPEDKNEADKLQENATQENAVTNVEIHGNVPGNNDKAEIDEKLNGIEENLTVTDKAEDKQIPGTAENPLSGTNGVQTDIANGVAPASGGGAVAIEEDSGVTDMQVEEQEKNTKGDVMENGKVNQPTLAPHHSSSTPISC from the exons ATGGCGGAGGCTTATAACTCTGGACTGAAGGATGATGTCGTTTCGGTAGACCTCCCTGCGCCTGCTTCTTGGAAGAAACTG TATTTGCCAAAAAAAGGAGGCACTCCGAAAAAAAACGAGATACTATTTATTGCTCCCACTGGGGAGGAGATAAACAGCCGCAAACAGCTGGATCAGTACCTGAAATCACACCCTGGAAGTCCTGCAATATCAGAATTCGACTGGGGTACTGGTGAAACTCCAAGAAGATCAACAAGGATCAGTGAGAAGGTCAAGGCAACTCCTCCATCGAAAGACAGTGAGCCACCAACGAAACGTGGCAGACGATCATCCCTTGCCAAGAAAGACAAAAAGATGGATGCAGAAAAAGAAGAAACTGAAGGGAAGAAAGAAATTGAGATTCCAGGTGGGGAATCCAATGAGAAGAAAGACGAAGAAAACAAGGAACCCGAGGACAAGAATGAAGCTGACAAATTACAAGAGAACGCCACACAGGAGAATGCTGTGACTAATGTTGAGATTCATGGTAACGTCCCAGGAAACAATGATAAGGCTGAGATAGATGAAAAACTCAACGGGATTGAAGAAAATTTGACCGTGACAGACAAGGCCGAAGACAAACAGATACCTGGAACTGCTGAAAATCCTCTGTCGGGGACCAATGGAGTTCAAACAGATATCGCCAATGGTGTGGCACCTGCATCTGGTGGAGGAGCTGTCGCCATTGAGGAAGACAGCGGCGTGACTGATATGCAGGTGGAGGAGCAAGAAAAGAATACAAAAGGAGATGTTATGGAGAATGGCAAGGTGAACCAACCAACCTTAGCTCCACATCATTCTTCTTCGACTCCTATTAGTTGTTGA
- the LOC140956291 gene encoding blue copper protein-like isoform X1 codes for MDRAPLFSTLFCAIFAAMLNFAAAQNVYTVGDEIGWDIPRDASVSYVNWASGKTFSVGDILGNTYFILFFNFVTNQHDLVQVTRASYDACDDDNEIGSIITTRPANVTLITTGDHYYICTFGRHCEAGQKLAITVGSSTPGIANPPTTAPPITPATPSPASSLPDPCAPVPSQSLAPNAGNGPTAAAARPPPPPDSSSTSLASDFLLVLLSIGVALIV; via the exons ATGGATAGAGCTCCATTATTCTCTACTCTTTTTTGTGCCATTTTTGCTGCTATGCTGAACTTTGCTGCAGCGCAAAATGTTTACACAGTCGGAGATGAAATTGGTTGGGATATTCCCCGTGATGCCTCTGTTTCGTACGTCAACTGGGCTTCTGGCAAAACATTCTCGGTCGGAGATATACTGGGTAATACTTACTTTATCTTAT TTTTCAATTTCGTGACAAATCAACACGACCTCGTCCAAGTGACCAGGGCCTCATACGATGCATGCGATGACGATAACGAGATTGGCAGTATAATCACCACCAGACCGGCGAATGTCACTCTCATCACCACAGGAGACCATTACTACATTTGCACGTTTGGCCGCCACTGCGAAGCCGGGCAGAAACTCGCCATCACAGTTGGATCATCTACTCCTGGCATCGCAAATCCACCAACGACGGCCCCTCCAATCACCCCCGCCACCCCCTCTCCCGCCTCGTCTCTGCCTGATCCCTGTGCTCCAGTACCATCCCAATCCTTAGCTCCAAATGCAGGCAATGGTCCCACTGCTGCGGCGGCAAGACCACCACCTCCACCTGATTCTTCATCAACTTCACTGGCTTCTGATTTCTTGCTCGTTCTGCTATCCATTGGCGTGGCGCTGATTGTTTAA